Proteins found in one Serratia plymuthica genomic segment:
- a CDS encoding PilN domain-containing protein — protein sequence MYQVNLLPWRRQAQRRRRTFWLRLFGLQLALMLAAMAAVFGLMNHQQMQRHEVLLTLSRQQAGLAERYRQTQQAMARLARLTELADRQEKNQAHNRRYLQLLQQFSAILPAPLWLTVLESDAQKITLRGLSRRYGAVIRFERQLAALPLLQRCRLAEVVQRKDGLFSFTLMAQWGPNE from the coding sequence CCGCCGTACCTTCTGGTTACGCCTTTTCGGGTTGCAACTGGCGCTGATGCTGGCAGCGATGGCGGCTGTTTTTGGCCTGATGAATCACCAACAGATGCAACGGCATGAGGTCCTGTTGACGCTGTCCCGGCAGCAGGCCGGGTTGGCCGAGCGCTACCGACAAACCCAGCAGGCGATGGCGCGTTTGGCGCGCTTGACCGAACTGGCGGATCGGCAGGAGAAGAACCAGGCGCATAACCGGCGTTATCTGCAGCTGTTACAACAGTTCTCAGCCATTCTTCCCGCGCCGCTGTGGCTTACCGTACTGGAAAGCGACGCACAAAAAATTACGCTGCGGGGCCTCAGCCGCCGTTATGGGGCGGTCATCCGGTTTGAGCGGCAGTTGGCGGCCCTGCCGCTATTGCAGCGTTGTCGGCTGGCTGAGGTGGTACAGCGCAAAGATGGCCTGTTTTCATTCACGCTGATGGCGCAATGGGGGCCGAATGAATAA
- the aroB gene encoding 3-dehydroquinate synthase encodes MERITVTLGERSYPITIAAGLFNDPASFMPLKAGEQVMLVTNQTLAPLYLDRVRKVLEQAGVMVDQVILPDGEQYKSLAVLEQVFSALLQKPHGRDTTLIALGGGVVGDLTGFAAACYQRGVRFIQVPTTLLSQVDSSVGGKTAVNHPLGKNMIGAFYQPASVVVDLDCLKTLPARELSSGLAEVIKYGIILDRDFFVWLENNIDALVALDMNALGYCIRRCCELKAEVVAADERESGLRALLNLGHTYGHAIEAEMGYGVWLHGEAVAAGMMMAAQTAHRLGQFSTDDIERIRTLLLRAGLPVCGPQEMVPESYLPHMMRDKKVLAGELRLVLPTAIGQAEVRSGVGHDLVLASIAACLPERHA; translated from the coding sequence ATGGAGAGAATTACCGTAACGCTTGGGGAGCGCAGCTACCCGATTACCATAGCCGCCGGATTGTTTAACGATCCGGCTTCTTTTATGCCGCTAAAGGCGGGTGAACAGGTCATGCTGGTCACCAACCAAACCCTGGCGCCGCTCTATTTGGACCGGGTCCGGAAGGTGCTTGAGCAGGCTGGCGTAATGGTGGATCAGGTGATTCTACCTGATGGCGAACAGTATAAATCCCTTGCCGTGCTTGAGCAGGTGTTCTCGGCGCTGCTGCAAAAGCCCCACGGTCGCGATACCACATTGATCGCGCTCGGCGGCGGCGTGGTGGGCGATCTTACCGGTTTTGCCGCGGCTTGCTATCAGCGCGGTGTCCGCTTTATTCAGGTTCCTACCACATTGCTTTCGCAGGTGGACTCTTCCGTTGGCGGTAAAACCGCCGTCAATCATCCGCTCGGTAAAAACATGATCGGCGCATTCTATCAGCCTGCTTCAGTGGTGGTTGATCTGGATTGCCTGAAAACCTTACCGGCGCGTGAGCTCTCCTCCGGTCTGGCCGAAGTGATCAAGTACGGGATTATTCTCGATCGTGATTTCTTCGTCTGGCTGGAAAACAATATCGATGCATTGGTTGCGCTGGATATGAATGCCCTGGGCTACTGTATCCGCCGTTGCTGCGAGCTGAAGGCCGAAGTGGTTGCCGCTGATGAACGCGAAAGCGGCCTGCGCGCGCTGCTGAATCTGGGCCATACTTACGGCCATGCGATCGAAGCGGAAATGGGCTATGGTGTATGGTTGCACGGCGAAGCTGTGGCAGCCGGCATGATGATGGCTGCGCAAACCGCGCATCGTCTCGGTCAGTTCTCCACCGACGATATTGAACGCATTAGAACACTGTTGTTACGCGCTGGTTTACCGGTGTGCGGGCCGCAGGAAATGGTGCCGGAATCTTATTTGCCGCACATGATGCGCGACAAGAAAGTGTTGGCCGGCGAACTGCGTCTGGTACTGCCGACGGCCATCGGCCAGGCGGAAGTGCGTAGCGGAGTCGGGCATGATTTGGTGCTTGCTTCTATCGCAGCTTGCCTTCCTGAACGGCATGCCTGA
- a CDS encoding DNA utilization family protein has product MNKGYGVWWLLLPCVLMAQPRNPFMPPAVTDCPPQRESPANWLLKGTLGQATSRHAWVVTPTGQWLRLEARQSLLGGRWQVEQVLERRLVLKAGPEDPACPEADNAVVLTLGNHKEEKT; this is encoded by the coding sequence ATGAATAAAGGTTATGGGGTTTGGTGGCTGTTGCTGCCGTGCGTATTGATGGCGCAACCGCGCAATCCCTTTATGCCGCCGGCCGTGACCGATTGCCCGCCGCAGAGGGAATCGCCGGCAAACTGGCTTTTGAAGGGTACCCTCGGGCAGGCGACGTCGCGCCATGCCTGGGTGGTCACGCCCACAGGGCAGTGGTTGCGTTTAGAGGCGCGGCAAAGCCTGCTGGGCGGGCGCTGGCAGGTGGAACAGGTGCTTGAGAGGCGGCTGGTATTGAAAGCGGGCCCGGAAGATCCGGCTTGTCCGGAGGCTGACAATGCGGTGGTGCTGACGTTGGGAAACCATAAGGAAGAAAAAACGTGA
- the cysG gene encoding siroheme synthase CysG, translating into MDYLPIFCQLQHKACLLVGGGEVAERKARLLLDAGALLTVNACAFSPQFHEWAARDRVMLVEGEFSAALLAEKWLVIAATDRIEVNARVYQCANQQRVFCNVVDDPKRASFIMPSIIDRSPIMVAVSSGGKAPVLARLLREKLEAVLPQHLGKLALLGGSLRQRVKRHFTGAGARRRFWEKLFAHDRLAQSLANDDQTLAQRQIEQLFDSPAEETGEVVLVGAGPGDAGLLTLKGLQQIQQADVVVYDRLVSDEIMTLVRRDAERIFVGKRAGHHCVPQEQINRILLEQAQRGKRVVRLKGGDPFIFGRGGEELETLADANIPFSVVPGITAASGCSAYSGIPLTHRDHAQSVRLVTGHAKSDGGLDWATLAAGQQTLVFYMGLTQAADIQRQLIAHGMPTTTPVALVENGTSCRQRVIESELNRLGTLAQQAASPSLIIVGSVVSLRSKLNWFSSQETPPELAQMA; encoded by the coding sequence ATGGATTACCTGCCGATTTTCTGCCAACTGCAACACAAAGCCTGCCTGCTGGTCGGCGGCGGCGAAGTCGCCGAGCGCAAGGCGCGTCTGCTGCTGGATGCCGGCGCGTTGCTGACCGTCAACGCCTGCGCATTCAGCCCACAGTTCCACGAGTGGGCAGCCCGAGACCGGGTTATGCTGGTGGAAGGGGAATTCAGCGCGGCATTGCTGGCGGAAAAATGGCTGGTCATCGCCGCAACCGATCGGATTGAGGTTAACGCGCGGGTCTATCAGTGCGCCAACCAGCAACGGGTATTCTGCAACGTGGTCGACGACCCCAAACGCGCCAGTTTTATCATGCCGTCGATTATCGATCGCTCGCCGATCATGGTCGCGGTGTCCTCCGGCGGCAAAGCGCCGGTGCTGGCGCGGCTGCTGCGTGAAAAGCTGGAAGCCGTGTTGCCGCAGCATCTTGGCAAGCTGGCGCTACTGGGCGGCTCATTGCGCCAACGGGTGAAACGGCACTTTACCGGCGCGGGCGCCCGTCGTCGTTTTTGGGAAAAGCTGTTTGCCCATGACCGGCTGGCGCAGTCGCTGGCCAATGATGACCAGACGCTGGCGCAACGGCAGATCGAACAGTTGTTCGACAGCCCTGCGGAGGAGACCGGCGAAGTGGTGCTGGTGGGTGCAGGGCCGGGGGACGCCGGTTTGCTGACGCTCAAGGGCTTGCAACAGATCCAGCAGGCCGACGTGGTGGTTTACGATCGGCTGGTGTCCGACGAGATCATGACGCTGGTGCGCCGCGATGCCGAGCGTATCTTCGTCGGCAAACGCGCGGGCCATCATTGCGTACCGCAGGAGCAGATCAACCGCATCCTGCTGGAACAGGCGCAACGGGGGAAACGCGTCGTGCGGCTGAAAGGCGGGGACCCGTTTATTTTTGGCCGTGGCGGCGAAGAGCTGGAAACGCTGGCCGATGCCAACATTCCGTTCTCGGTAGTACCGGGCATTACCGCCGCTTCCGGCTGTTCTGCCTACAGCGGCATTCCCCTCACCCATCGCGACCATGCGCAGAGCGTGCGGCTGGTGACCGGCCACGCCAAGAGCGACGGCGGGTTGGACTGGGCGACGCTGGCCGCCGGGCAGCAAACGCTGGTGTTCTACATGGGCCTGACGCAGGCAGCGGACATCCAGCGCCAACTGATTGCCCACGGCATGCCCACGACCACGCCGGTGGCGCTGGTGGAAAACGGCACTTCGTGCCGTCAACGGGTGATCGAAAGCGAGCTGAACCGACTGGGAACGCTGGCCCAACAGGCCGCCAGCCCAAGCCTGATTATCGTCGGCAGCGTGGTGAGCCTGCGCAGCAAGCTGAACTGGTTCTCCAGCCAGGAAACGCCGCCAGAACTGGCTCAAATGGCCTGA
- the hofQ gene encoding DNA uptake porin HofQ → MKGCIWLGVVLWGIAATGIAAQDKEPISLAFQDAPVTLVLQALADYQQLNVVTAAGVGGNLTLRLDNVPWQQALAVILRMGKLSMTLEGNVMMVFPEPDEQEKQRQRLALAQKQPLESVTLTLNHADAVEIAENLNAQGSILLSERGSVVADKRTNALLIRDTASVVALLTRRIAEMDAPLAQVQLAAHIVTINSESLRELGVRWGLAPDEGAAKPWRMGGFNVSLPLERSAVNAGFHLARIGGRLLDLELMALEQENRVEIIASPRLLTAHQQTASIKQGTEIPYEVSSGSSGATSMEFKEAVLGMEVTPKILPNGRITLTLQISQNMPGRSITRAAGEALAIDKQEIKTQVTVKDGETIVLGGVFQRQSAQGADKVPGLGDVPLLGSLFKQSTKQHKRRELVIFITPTLIKA, encoded by the coding sequence GTGAAAGGATGCATTTGGCTGGGTGTTGTGTTGTGGGGCATTGCCGCCACCGGTATTGCGGCACAGGACAAGGAACCGATATCGCTGGCGTTTCAGGACGCCCCGGTCACCCTGGTATTACAGGCGCTGGCGGATTATCAACAGCTTAATGTGGTTACCGCGGCTGGTGTGGGCGGCAATCTGACATTACGGTTGGATAACGTGCCCTGGCAGCAAGCGCTGGCGGTGATCTTGCGTATGGGGAAACTGTCGATGACGCTGGAAGGCAACGTCATGATGGTGTTCCCCGAGCCGGATGAGCAGGAGAAACAGCGGCAACGGTTGGCTTTGGCGCAAAAGCAGCCGCTGGAAAGCGTGACGCTGACGTTAAATCATGCCGATGCGGTTGAGATTGCCGAAAATCTGAATGCTCAGGGCAGCATTTTGCTGAGCGAACGCGGCAGCGTGGTGGCGGATAAGCGCACCAATGCATTGCTGATCCGCGATACCGCCTCGGTCGTGGCGTTATTAACCCGGCGCATCGCGGAAATGGATGCGCCGTTGGCGCAGGTGCAACTGGCGGCGCATATTGTCACCATCAACAGCGAAAGTTTGCGCGAGCTCGGCGTGCGCTGGGGTTTGGCCCCAGATGAAGGCGCAGCAAAGCCATGGCGGATGGGCGGCTTTAACGTGAGCCTGCCGCTGGAGCGTAGCGCGGTCAACGCCGGTTTCCACTTGGCGCGCATCGGCGGGCGGCTGCTGGATCTGGAGTTAATGGCGCTGGAGCAGGAGAACCGGGTAGAAATCATCGCCAGCCCGCGCTTGCTGACCGCACATCAGCAAACCGCCAGCATTAAACAGGGCACGGAAATTCCCTATGAGGTGAGTAGCGGCAGCAGCGGGGCGACATCGATGGAGTTTAAGGAGGCGGTGCTGGGCATGGAGGTTACGCCGAAAATTTTGCCGAACGGCCGCATTACGCTGACGCTGCAAATCAGCCAGAACATGCCCGGGCGCTCCATCACCCGGGCAGCCGGCGAGGCGCTGGCTATCGATAAGCAGGAGATAAAAACCCAGGTGACGGTAAAAGACGGTGAAACCATTGTGTTGGGCGGCGTATTTCAGCGTCAGAGCGCCCAGGGAGCGGACAAGGTACCGGGCCTCGGGGATGTTCCACTGCTGGGTTCCTTGTTCAAACAGAGCACCAAACAGCATAAACGACGCGAGCTGGTGATATTCATTACTCCAACATTGATTAAGGCATGA
- the rpe gene encoding ribulose-phosphate 3-epimerase, with protein MKKFLIAPSILSADFARLGEDTANVLAAGGDVVHFDVMDNHYVPNLTIGPMVCQALRDYGITAPIDVHLMVKPVDRIVPDFAAAGANYISFHPEASEHVDRTIQLIKEHGCKAGLVFNPATPLSYLDYVMDKIDVILLMSVNPGFGGQSFIHGTLDKLRQVRKLIDESGRDIRLEVDGGVKVDNIAEIAAAGADMFVAGSAIFGKPDYRKVIDEMRSELAKVTHG; from the coding sequence ATGAAAAAGTTTTTGATTGCCCCGTCCATTCTGTCGGCAGATTTTGCCCGGTTAGGTGAAGATACCGCTAACGTGCTGGCCGCCGGCGGCGACGTGGTGCACTTCGACGTAATGGATAACCACTACGTACCCAATCTGACCATCGGGCCTATGGTTTGCCAGGCGCTGCGCGACTATGGCATCACCGCGCCGATTGACGTGCACCTGATGGTGAAACCGGTCGATCGTATCGTCCCGGATTTCGCTGCGGCGGGCGCCAACTACATCTCTTTCCATCCGGAAGCCTCCGAACACGTCGATCGCACCATTCAGCTGATTAAAGAGCACGGTTGCAAGGCCGGTCTGGTATTCAACCCGGCGACGCCGTTGAGCTACCTGGATTACGTCATGGATAAAATCGACGTAATTCTGCTGATGTCGGTCAACCCCGGCTTTGGCGGCCAGTCGTTTATCCACGGCACCCTGGATAAGCTGCGCCAGGTGCGCAAGCTGATCGACGAAAGCGGTCGTGATATCCGTCTGGAAGTCGATGGCGGCGTCAAAGTAGACAATATCGCCGAGATTGCCGCAGCGGGCGCGGACATGTTTGTCGCCGGTTCAGCGATCTTCGGCAAGCCGGATTACCGTAAAGTGATCGACGAAATGCGCAGCGAACTGGCGAAAGTGACTCATGGCTGA
- the dam gene encoding adenine-specific DNA-methyltransferase: MKKNRAFLKWAGGKYPLVDEIRRHLPAGDCLIEPFVGAGSVFLNTEYDAYILADINSDLINLYNIVKLRTDDFVRDARLLFTDEFNNSDQFYLLREEFNTSADAYRRALLFLYLNRHCYNGLCRYNLRGEFNVPFGRYKKPYFPEEELYWFAEKSRNATFVCEHYRDTMAKAERGTVIYCDPPYAPLSATANFTAYHTNSFSIADQQSLALMAHQLSVESQVPVLISNHDTELTRDWYQHAALYVVKARRTISRNILGRSKVNELLALYR; encoded by the coding sequence ATGAAGAAAAACCGCGCTTTTTTAAAATGGGCTGGTGGAAAATACCCGCTGGTTGACGAGATCCGTCGTCATCTGCCGGCGGGCGACTGCTTAATCGAGCCCTTCGTGGGTGCGGGTTCAGTCTTCCTGAACACGGAGTACGACGCCTATATTCTCGCCGACATCAACAGCGATCTTATCAACCTGTATAACATCGTTAAGCTGCGTACGGATGATTTCGTACGCGATGCTCGCCTTCTTTTCACCGATGAATTCAATAACTCGGATCAGTTTTATCTGCTGCGCGAAGAGTTTAATACCAGTGCCGATGCCTATCGCCGTGCGCTGCTGTTTCTCTATCTGAACCGCCACTGTTATAACGGCCTGTGTCGGTATAATCTGCGTGGTGAGTTCAACGTCCCGTTTGGGCGTTACAAGAAACCGTACTTCCCGGAAGAAGAGCTGTACTGGTTCGCTGAAAAATCCCGCAACGCTACGTTTGTTTGTGAGCATTACCGCGATACCATGGCAAAAGCCGAGCGCGGGACGGTGATATATTGCGATCCGCCGTATGCGCCATTATCGGCGACGGCGAATTTTACCGCTTACCACACCAACAGCTTCAGCATTGCCGATCAGCAAAGCCTGGCGTTAATGGCGCATCAGCTTTCCGTGGAAAGCCAGGTGCCGGTATTGATTTCCAACCATGACACCGAGCTGACGCGTGACTGGTACCAGCATGCCGCGCTGTATGTGGTGAAAGCGCGTCGTACGATCAGCCGCAATATTCTTGGTCGCAGTAAAGTGAACGAGCTTTTGGCGCTGTATCGTTAA
- a CDS encoding SPOR domain-containing protein: MDEFKPEDDLRPDSSDRRPARSRKPAPGPRFAVSRQHLMIGIGILVLLLLIIGIGSALKAPTKHEAAQEGAQSGAAKDINLSGSSSLTTGNTGVPGGTTDTNDNNGVSSTSAQQPQNVSVPPISSTPTEAQPQPVQDGAQQRVDLPGNMSDALSAQQGQVDAATQGMSGPASTLPTAPATLMNGAAAKEATRPVQGTAPQQHKTPAKTAGKPATAQQHKAPTTVYTPAPSAKPGAASSKAGTTSAKANTTSAKTGVVSGSGSSLQSAPASHYTLQLSSASRSDTLNAYAKQQKLQNYQVYATQRDGKAWYVLVSGNYASAAEAKRAIASLPADVQAKKPWAKPVRQVQQDLKK; encoded by the coding sequence ATGGATGAGTTTAAACCGGAAGACGATCTCAGACCTGATAGCAGCGATCGTCGTCCTGCACGTTCGCGTAAACCGGCTCCGGGACCACGCTTTGCCGTCTCACGTCAGCACTTAATGATTGGTATCGGTATTCTGGTGTTGCTGCTGCTGATTATCGGCATCGGCTCGGCGCTGAAGGCGCCAACCAAGCATGAAGCGGCACAGGAAGGCGCGCAAAGCGGCGCGGCCAAAGACATCAACCTGTCCGGTTCTTCGTCGCTGACCACCGGTAACACCGGTGTTCCGGGCGGCACGACCGATACCAATGACAACAACGGCGTGAGCAGCACCTCTGCGCAACAGCCGCAAAACGTCAGCGTTCCGCCGATTTCCAGTACTCCGACGGAAGCGCAACCGCAGCCGGTGCAAGATGGCGCGCAGCAGCGTGTCGATCTGCCGGGTAATATGTCGGATGCGTTATCTGCTCAGCAGGGCCAGGTTGATGCGGCGACACAGGGCATGAGTGGCCCGGCTTCAACGCTGCCTACGGCTCCGGCCACCCTGATGAACGGCGCCGCAGCGAAAGAAGCGACGCGCCCGGTTCAGGGCACTGCGCCGCAGCAACACAAGACGCCGGCAAAAACCGCGGGCAAACCGGCGACGGCGCAGCAGCATAAAGCGCCAACCACGGTGTATACCCCGGCTCCTTCCGCCAAACCGGGAGCGGCAAGCAGCAAAGCGGGCACGACGAGCGCCAAGGCGAACACGACGAGCGCCAAGACGGGCGTTGTTAGCGGCAGCGGCAGTTCGCTGCAGTCTGCTCCGGCCAGCCATTACACCCTGCAGTTGAGCAGCGCTTCACGTTCCGATACGTTGAACGCCTACGCCAAGCAGCAGAAACTGCAGAATTATCAGGTGTACGCAACCCAGCGTGACGGCAAGGCATGGTACGTGCTGGTGAGTGGTAATTACGCCTCTGCGGCCGAAGCCAAGCGTGCAATCGCGTCGCTGCCGGCGGATGTTCAGGCGAAAAAACCATGGGCCAAGCCGGTACGTCAGGTGCAGCAGGACCTGAAAAAGTAA
- a CDS encoding phosphoglycolate phosphatase: MADFGAVRALAFDLDGTLVDSAPGLAAAIDLALAEMGLPQAGEARVGTWIGNGADVLVQRALRWAEVEATPEHNRQLRERFDHFYAQTVDSGSRLFPQVKETLARLAAQGYPMALVTNKPTPFVAPLLTALGIIDYFSLIIGGDDVVEKKPHPAPLYLVLGKLGLRANELLFVGDSRNDIQAAQGAGCPSAALTYGYNYGEAIALSHPDRVLERFADLLPALGLSSLENQEI, encoded by the coding sequence ATGGCTGATTTCGGCGCAGTTCGCGCTCTGGCCTTTGATCTCGACGGCACCTTGGTAGACAGCGCGCCGGGACTGGCGGCAGCCATCGATCTGGCGCTGGCCGAAATGGGCCTGCCGCAGGCCGGCGAAGCCCGCGTGGGTACCTGGATTGGCAATGGCGCCGATGTGCTGGTGCAGCGTGCGCTGCGTTGGGCTGAAGTGGAAGCCACGCCGGAACACAATCGTCAGTTGCGTGAACGCTTCGATCACTTCTACGCGCAAACCGTCGACAGCGGCAGCCGTCTGTTTCCGCAGGTAAAGGAAACACTGGCCCGCCTGGCTGCACAGGGTTACCCGATGGCGCTGGTGACCAACAAACCGACGCCGTTTGTTGCGCCGTTACTGACCGCGTTGGGCATTATCGATTATTTCTCGCTGATCATCGGCGGTGACGACGTGGTGGAAAAGAAACCGCATCCGGCGCCGCTGTATCTGGTGCTCGGCAAGCTTGGCCTGCGCGCCAATGAGCTGCTGTTCGTGGGCGATTCGCGCAACGATATTCAGGCGGCTCAGGGGGCGGGTTGCCCGAGCGCTGCGCTGACCTACGGTTATAACTACGGCGAGGCGATAGCCCTGAGCCACCCCGACCGCGTGTTGGAGCGCTTTGCCGATTTGTTGCCCGCTCTTGGGCTGTCATCTTTAGAGAATCAGGAAATTTAA
- the aroK gene encoding shikimate kinase AroK gives MAEKRNIFLVGPMGAGKSTIGRQLAQQLNMEFFDSDQEIERRTGADVGWVFDVEGEEGFRDREEKVINELTEKQGIVLATGGGSVKSRETRNRLSARGVVVYLETTIEKQLARTQRDKKRPLLQVDSPPREVLEALAKERNPLYEEIADVTIRTDDQSAKVVANQIINMLESN, from the coding sequence ATGGCAGAGAAACGCAATATCTTTCTGGTTGGGCCTATGGGTGCCGGCAAAAGCACTATTGGCCGTCAGTTAGCTCAGCAACTCAATATGGAGTTCTTCGACTCTGATCAAGAAATTGAGCGACGTACCGGAGCTGACGTGGGCTGGGTATTCGACGTGGAAGGTGAAGAAGGTTTCCGCGATCGTGAAGAAAAAGTCATTAATGAACTGACGGAAAAGCAAGGGATCGTGCTGGCTACCGGTGGTGGTTCGGTTAAATCGCGTGAAACGCGTAACCGTCTGTCGGCGCGTGGTGTCGTGGTTTATTTGGAAACCACCATCGAGAAGCAGTTGGCCCGCACTCAGCGCGACAAAAAGCGTCCGTTGCTGCAGGTTGATTCTCCTCCGCGCGAAGTGCTGGAAGCGCTGGCGAAAGAGCGCAATCCGTTATACGAAGAAATTGCGGATGTCACCATCCGCACCGACGATCAAAGCGCTAAAGTGGTTGCCAACCAGATTATCAATATGCTGGAAAGTAACTAA
- the nirC gene encoding nitrite transporter NirC, whose protein sequence is MFTDTINKCAANAARIVRLSKDSPLGFWISSAMAGAYVGLGIILIFTLGNLVDPSLRPLVMGATFGIALTLVIIAGSELFTGHTMFLTLGVKAGTIRQSQMWAVLPQTWLGNLLGSVLVALMYYYGGGSLLPVDTSLVHTVALAKTTAPAEVLFFKGVLCNWLVCLAIWMAIRVEGAAKFIAIWWCLLAFIASGYEHSVANMTLFALSWFGHHSEAYTLSGIGHNLLWVTLGNILSGSVLMGLGYWYATPRAERPQAEKTAARQAA, encoded by the coding sequence ATGTTCACCGATACCATCAACAAATGCGCCGCCAACGCGGCTCGCATCGTCAGGCTGTCGAAAGACAGCCCGCTGGGCTTTTGGATCAGCTCGGCGATGGCCGGGGCTTACGTCGGCCTCGGCATCATTTTAATCTTCACCCTTGGCAACCTGGTCGATCCGTCCCTTCGGCCATTAGTGATGGGCGCCACCTTCGGCATCGCGCTGACGCTGGTGATCATCGCCGGTTCCGAGCTGTTTACCGGCCACACCATGTTCCTGACGCTGGGCGTCAAAGCCGGTACCATCCGCCAAAGCCAGATGTGGGCAGTCCTGCCGCAAACCTGGTTGGGTAACTTGCTGGGGTCGGTGCTGGTGGCGCTGATGTACTACTACGGTGGCGGCAGCCTGCTGCCGGTGGACACCAGCCTGGTACATACCGTGGCGCTGGCGAAAACCACCGCCCCCGCCGAAGTGCTGTTCTTCAAGGGCGTGCTGTGCAACTGGCTGGTTTGCCTGGCCATTTGGATGGCGATTCGCGTCGAGGGTGCCGCCAAATTCATCGCCATCTGGTGGTGCCTGCTGGCCTTTATCGCCTCCGGCTACGAACACTCCGTCGCCAACATGACGCTGTTCGCCCTGTCCTGGTTCGGCCATCACAGCGAAGCCTATACGCTGAGCGGGATCGGCCATAATCTGTTGTGGGTAACGCTGGGCAATATCCTGTCCGGTTCGGTCCTGATGGGCCTGGGTTATTGGTATGCCACCCCACGCGCCGAACGTCCGCAGGCCGAGAAAACCGCAGCGCGCCAGGCTGCATAA
- the trpS gene encoding tryptophan--tRNA ligase: MSKPIVFSGAQPSGELSIGNYMGALRQWVKLQDDYDCIYCIVDLHAITVRQDAEKLRKATLDTLALYLACGIDPQKSTIFVQSHVPEHTQLSWVLNCYTYFGELSRMTQFKDKSARYAENINAGLFSYPVLMAADILLYQTNQVPVGEDQKQHLELSRDIGQRFNALYGDVFKVPEPFIPKSGARVMSLQDPTKKMSKSDDNRNNVIGLLEDPKAVAKKIKRAMTDSEEPPVIRYDVANKPGVSNLLDILSGVTGKSIAQLEAEFEGQMYGHLKGAVADAVSDMLGELQERYYKFRNDEALLQQVMRDGAAKARARAQETLAKVYQAVGFVSQP, from the coding sequence ATGAGTAAGCCCATCGTATTTAGCGGCGCGCAGCCGTCCGGCGAACTGAGCATTGGCAACTACATGGGTGCGCTGCGTCAGTGGGTCAAGTTGCAGGACGATTACGACTGCATCTACTGCATCGTCGATCTGCACGCCATCACCGTACGTCAGGACGCGGAAAAACTGCGCAAGGCTACGCTGGATACGCTGGCGCTGTATCTGGCCTGCGGCATCGATCCGCAAAAGAGCACCATCTTTGTGCAGTCGCACGTGCCGGAACACACTCAACTGAGCTGGGTGCTGAACTGCTACACCTATTTCGGCGAACTGAGCCGCATGACCCAGTTCAAAGACAAATCCGCGCGCTATGCGGAAAACATCAATGCCGGTCTGTTCAGCTACCCGGTGCTGATGGCGGCGGACATTCTGCTGTATCAGACCAACCAGGTGCCGGTTGGCGAAGACCAAAAACAGCATCTGGAATTGAGCCGCGACATCGGCCAGCGTTTCAACGCGCTGTACGGCGACGTGTTCAAGGTGCCTGAGCCGTTCATTCCCAAGTCCGGTGCGCGCGTGATGTCGTTGCAGGATCCGACCAAGAAGATGTCCAAGTCGGACGATAACCGCAATAACGTGATCGGCCTGCTGGAAGATCCGAAAGCGGTGGCCAAGAAAATCAAACGCGCAATGACCGACTCCGAAGAGCCGCCGGTGATTCGTTACGACGTGGCAAACAAGCCGGGCGTATCCAACCTGTTGGATATTCTCTCGGGCGTGACCGGCAAAAGCATCGCTCAGCTGGAAGCCGAATTTGAAGGCCAGATGTACGGCCATCTGAAAGGCGCGGTTGCCGACGCGGTATCCGATATGCTGGGTGAGTTGCAGGAGCGTTATTACAAGTTCCGCAATGACGAGGCCTTGCTGCAGCAGGTGATGCGTGACGGTGCGGCCAAGGCGCGTGCACGCGCTCAGGAAACGCTGGCGAAGGTTTACCAGGCGGTAGGCTTCGTGTCACAGCCTTAA
- the nirD gene encoding nitrite reductase small subunit NirD → MSQWITLCPVTDILPGTGVCALIGEQQVAVFRPHADEQVFAISNIDPFAQASVLSRGLIAEHQGELWVASPLKKQHFRLHDGYCLEDGSRSVAHFTSRVVDGMVQVAA, encoded by the coding sequence ATGAGCCAGTGGATCACCCTTTGCCCCGTCACCGATATCCTGCCCGGCACCGGCGTGTGCGCCCTGATCGGCGAACAGCAGGTGGCGGTATTCCGCCCCCATGCCGATGAGCAGGTCTTTGCCATCAGCAATATCGATCCCTTCGCCCAGGCCAGCGTGCTGTCACGCGGCCTGATCGCCGAACATCAGGGTGAACTGTGGGTCGCCAGCCCGCTGAAAAAACAGCATTTCCGCCTGCACGACGGCTACTGCCTGGAAGATGGCAGCCGCTCGGTTGCGCATTTCACCAGCCGCGTAGTCGACGGCATGGTGCAGGTCGCGGCCTGA